CTGCGAGGGCGGAGCGCTGCTCGGGCCGCCGCCCGCCTCGCCGGGCCGCCAGTCCCAGGCCATCGCGCCGACGGGGATCCCGACGGCGAGGACCACGACGAGGGCGCTGACGAAGAACCGGGCGGCACGGCCTCGCCGACGCCCGCCGGCGGTGAGCGCCGCCGAGGCCGGCTCCGCCGTACCCTCCGCGGCGGGTCCGGATTCGGCTCCGTGTTCGGGTCCGGGTCCGGGTCCGGGTCCGGAAGGTGCCGTCTCGGGATGCGCGGACGGCGCGGATGACGCGGATGACGGAGACGAGGGAGGCGCGAGCCGGAACGAGGTCACCGTCGCCTCGCCGGCCACCCCGTCGCCACCCGTCTGCTCCTCGACGGCCTCGACACCCGCCGTGTCCCGGCCTGCCGGTTTCGCGTCCGCCGGTTCCGGGCCGGTCGCGGCAGCCGCCAGGGCGCGGTCGAGTTCCGCCGTGTCCGGGCGGGCGGCCGGATCCCGTACGAGCAGCCGGGTCAGGACGTCGGTGAGTCCGCCGGCCCGCAGCGGCGGAGGCACGTCGTCGGAGAGCACGGCCGCCAGAGTCGCCAGGGTGTTCTCCCGGCGCAGCGGGTGGTGGCCCTCCACCGCGACGTACAGCAGCATGCCCAGGGACCACAGGTCGGCGGCGGGGCCGCTCGAACGACCGCGGATCCGCTCGGGCGCCATGTAGTCGGGCGAGCCGATGATCGAACCCGAGGCCGTGAGGACGGTGGACTCGCGGATCGCGGCGATGCCGAAGTCGGTGAGGACCGGCCGTCCGTCCGGACGCAGCAGGACGTTGGCGGGCTTCACGTCACGGTGCTCGATGTCCCGCTCGTGGGCGGCCGTCAGGGCGGCGAGCAGGCGGTGCCCGAGCACGGCGGCCTCGGCGGGCGTCATCGGGCCCCGGTCGAGGCGGTCCTGGAGGGAGCCGCCGGTGACCAGTTCCATCACGAGCCACGGGTACGTGCCCTCGCCCGCGTCGACGATGTGATGGATCGTCACCACGCCGGGATGGTCGATCCGGGCCAGCGCGCGGGCCTCGCGGAGCACCCGCGCCCGCAGGGTCCGGGCGCCCTCGACGTCGTACTCGGCCAGCGCGGGATCCGGCGGGCGTACCTCCTTGAGGGCCACGTCACGGTGGAGGGCCAGGTCGCGGGCGCGCCAGACCGTTCCCATGCCTCCGCCGCCCAGTCGCTCCACCAGCTCGAAGCGGCCGTCGATCACTCTGCTCACACGCACCCCTGTACTCGGGTCCTCGGTGCGGCGGCGGCCTGCGGGCCGCCACCGCCCACATCGCCGTACACGTTCACCTGGTAGCGCCCCGACGCTTCGTACGGATCCGGATCCGGCGGCGACCACGGGCCGGGACCGGAGTCGCCGTCCGCGTCGAGGGCGCCGGCAGCGACCCCGGTACCCGGGTCGACGGTGGCCCCGGGGTCATGAAGATCCGTCAGTTCTTCGCGGATCGACACGAGTTCGGCGCGCAGCCGGTCGCGTTCCGCAGGCCCCGGGGCTCCGGGCAGGCCGCGCTGGGCCTCCCGGAGGGCCTCCTCCAGGACCACTTCGGCCCTGGCGGTGCCCCAGGCCGTCCGCACCTGCCGGGCCCGCGCGCGCAGGGAGCGGGCCGCTGCGCCGTGGTCGCCGGCGGAACGCCACAGGTCGGCCGCGCGTTCGTAGGCCCGGGCCGCCTTCTCCGGCGCCCCGGCCGTACCGAGGGCGTGCGCGGCACGGTGGCTGAGGGCCGCGCCGTGGCGGTGATCGGCCCGGAGCCGGGCCTCGGCCGCCGCGAGCGCGTACTGCCGTGCGGCCCGTTCGGGTTCGCCGAGACACAGCGCGCAGAAGGCGAGCCACGCCCTGGCCCGTACGCGAGCCGCCTCGTCCCCGTCCCGCGCCGGCCCGGCCAGGACCGCCTCCAGGACGGTGACGGCCTCCTGCCAGCGGCCGCGTGCCGCGTGGGCGGAGCCGAGACGCAGCCGGGCGAGCAGGCCCAGGCGGGGGTCCTCGCCGGAGCGGTCGGACAGGCGGACGGCCTCGGTGAGGAGCGACACCACCTCCTCGCCGCCCGCACGACCGGGCGGTCCACCGCCCTCGTGGTCCAGCGTCCGCGCGAGGGCGAGGCGGAGGCGGGCCCGGTCGGCGGCCCGGAGCAGGGCGTTCTCCTCGCCGGAGCCGACGGCGGTACGCAGCACGGTGGCTGCCTCCGCGTGCGCCCCGGTGGCCCGGAGCACCCCGGCGAGCAGCAGCTCGGTCTCCGTCGGGGGCCAGGGCCGCCCCGAGGCGCCGTGGTCCGCGAGCGCCGCCCGCAGGTGGGTGAGGGCCACTGCCGGGTCGTCGGGCGCGGTGACCCGCCCGAGGAGGGCGCGGGAGTCGGCGAGGGGGCCGAGGACGGCGGGGTCCGCCCGGTGCGGCGCGGCGAAGGCGACGAGCCGGACGAGGTCCTCGCGCAGCGCGGCGGCCTCGGCCGCCGGGTCGGGCGCGGTGTCGAGGAGATCGGCGCGGGCCCGGCAGCGCAGCAGGAGGACCGTCGCGGTCTGGGCGACGGTGGCCCGGCCGGCCTCGTGCAGGACGGCGGCCCTCTCGCAGAGGTCCGCGAGTCCCGCGCAGGCCGTCGCTCCCGGTCCGGGGCCGGTGGCGAGCGCGCGAGCCCGTGAGATGAGCGCCTTGCCGGGCTGCCCGGACCGTTCGTGCAGTTCGGCGGCGCGCGAGAAGAGGGTTGCGGCCGCGGGCCGCGCCCGGCCCCGGCAGTCGAGGGCGGTGGCGTCCAGCGCGTCGGCGTGGTCCCCGGGCGTGATGGCCCCGCCGGCGCGCCGCAGGGCCGTCGCGGCCCGCTCCCAGGCCCCGCCGGCCGCGGGGTGCCCGCCGGCCGCGGAGAGCCGCCGGGCCCGGTCGAGCAGGGTGTGGGGATCCTCCGGCCGACCGCCGCCGGGCCCCCGGTCGTACGGACGCGCGTCGGACGGGCGGCTGGTCATGCGGGGTACTCCGGGGACGGGAGGCGGAACGGCGGCGCACGTGGATGCGCATACATGGAGGTCGCGACGACTCTTGCAGACGCCGGCCGCCCGCACATCCGTAGAACTACGGAAGAATCGCGGGAGCGGTAGGTACTGCTCCTTCCCGACTCCCATCCGAATCCGTCCCGAATCGGTCCCGGATCCCTCCCGATTCCCTCCCGGCCCCTCCCGATTCCCTCCCACGGCGGCGGCCCGGAATCGGACGGCCGCACTACGCAGGGCCCGCCGTCAACGACTCGGCTAGGGTGAATCGGTAGGGATTGCGCCCTCTGGGGCCAGGCCGATGCGTAGGTCGATGCGTTGGAGACTCACCAGTCGTCGAGCAGGGTTCCGCAGCCGCCCCGCGCGGCCGTCGGGGACGCGGGCGTGCTCCGCGAGCTGCTGCCCATCGCCCTCTGGCGGGAGGACGCCGAGGGTCGCATCGTCGAATGGTCCCTCGCGGCCCAGGACCTGCTCGGCCATCGGCCCGAGCACGTGCTCGGGCGCCTCGCCACACCGCTCCTCGTGCCGGACGCCAACCGCGACCTGGCCGAAAAACTGACCCTGCGCGTCCAGTCCGGCGAGACCATGGTCGGCACGCTCCCCGTCCGCCACCGCGACGGCCACACCGTCGCCATGGAGATGTGGATCGTGCCCGCCGCCGACCCGCAGGGGCGTCCCGGCGCCATGCTCATCGCGGTGGAGACCTCCGAGGTCCTGCGCATGCGGGAGAACCTCGCGGCGATGGAGAGCCTCTTCACCCAGTCACCCATCGGCCTCGCCCTCCTCGGCCCCGACCTGCGCTTCCTCCGCGTCAACGACGCCCTCGCCCGGATGAACGGCGTACCCTCCGCCGCCCATGTCGGCCGCCGTCTCACGGAGGTCGTGCCCGGCGTCAACGCCACCGCGCTCGAATCCCTCATGCGCCAGGTCCTCGACAGCGGAACCGCCGTCGTCGACGCCCGCAGGGTCGGCCGCACGCCCGCCGACCCCGGCCGCGACCACATCTGGTCCTGCTCGTACGCACCCCTCAGCGACCGCGCCGAGGAACCCCTCGGCCTCATCGCCTCCCTCGTCGACATCACCGAGAGCCAGGAAGCGCACATCGAGGTCGAGCGGGCCCGGCACCGCTTCGCCCTGCTCGCCGAGGCCGGAGCCCGGATCGGCACGACCCTCGACCTGGAGCAGACGGCCGGCGAGGTGGTGAGCTTCCTCGTACCCCAGCTCGCCGACTCCGCCGACGTACAGATGCTGGAATCGGTCCTCGAACCGGACGACCCGGCCGGCTCCACGCGCGGAGTGCTGCGCCGCCTCGCGGCCGGCTTCCCCGACCCGACGGCCCCCACGGCCCTGCTCACCGCGGGCCAGACCTTCCAGCTCCCGCTGGACTCCGTCTACGAACAGGTCGTCTCCGGCGGGAGACCCACGAACCTCTACACCTCCGACATCCCGGCGCTCTTCACCGACCCGCGCACCGAGGCGCTCCGCACCTACTTCGCGACCCGCATCGGCTCGGCGCGCCTGGTCCCGCTGGTGGCCCGGGGCCGGGTACTCGGCGCGGTCACCGTGACGCGGCTGCGGACCCGTGAGCCGTTCGACGTGCAGGACTGCGTCCTCATCGACGAGGTCGTGGCCCGCGCCGCCCTCAACATCGACAACGCCCGCCTCTACACCACGCAGCGGGAAGCGGCCCTCACGCTCCAGCGCAGCCTCACCAACAGTGCGCTGCCCGTCGTCACCGGACTGGAACTCACCGGCCGCTATCTGCCGGCGAGCTCCCATGACGTCGGCGGCGACTGGTTCGACGTGATCGCCCTCCCCGGCGGCAGGACGGGTCTGGTCATCGGCGACGTCATGGGCCACGGCATCCACGCGGCGGCCGTCATGGGCCAACTGCGCACTGCCGTACGCACTCTGGCCCGCCACGACATCGCCCCGGCCCGGATGCTCAGCTCGCTCGACGCCGTCGTGGCCGACCTCGGCGAGGACGAGATGGCCACCTGCGTGTACGCGGTCCACGACCCGGCGACCGGAAGCTGGGTCATCGCCCGCGCAGGGCACCCGCCACCGGCACTCGCCACCCCGGACGGCGCCATCACCTTCCTCGAAGGCCCGCCCGGCACGCCGCTGGGCACCGGAGCCCACGACTTCGGTACGGAGGAGGTCGCCCTGCCCGAGGGCGGCCTGCTCGTCCTCTACACGGACGGCCTCATCGAGGCCCGCGACCGGGACCTCGACCAGGGGATGAGCCAGCTGGCCCGGGCGCTCCGGGACCTGGACCGGCCGCTGGACACCCTGTGCGACGAGGTCCTCGCTCGGCTCCTCGGGGGACCGGCTCAGGACGACGTGGCGGTCCTCATGGCCCGTACACGGACGACCCGCTGAGGGAGCGGGGGCGTCGAGGGCCGTGACGCGAGCGGCCCGGGCATCACGACGGGCAAGCGGCGGTCAGAGCGTCACGACGGTCACCTCGGTCGCCTTGACGCCCGTCCAGACCGGCACCCCGTCCGCGAGCCCCAACTCGGCCGCCGCCTGCGGGGTGATCTCGGCGACGAGGTCCGGTGCCAGGTCGGAGGTCACCAGGACCCGCAGCCGGCTGCCGCTCGCGGTGATCTCCCGTACGGTTCCGGGCCAGACGTTACGGGGACTGCCGCCCGGCTTCTCGCGGTGCACGGCCACCGCCTCCGGCGCGATGATCGCGAGCGCCCGCGTGCCGGGCGGCGGCGGCTCGGCGGCGACCAGGGCGCCGCCCCCGTCGAGCGTGAGCCCTTCGGCGGTCGCGGCCCCCGGCCACGCGTTGCTGCCGAGCATCCGGGCGACCCACGGTGACCGGGGGTGGCGCGAGACCTCGCCGGGGGAGGCGTCCTGGAGGGTGCGTCCTTCCTCGAGGACGAGGACCCGGTCGGCGAGGGAGACGGCCTCCACGGGGTCGTGGGTGACGATCAGACAGACACCGCCGAAGCCGGCGAGATGGCTGCGCAGGGTGTGCCGCACATGGGCGCGGGTGGTCTGGTCGAGCGCGGCGAGCGGCTCGTCGAGGAGCAGCAGCCGGGGTCGGGCGGCCAGCGCGCGGGCGAGGGCGACCCGCTGGGCCTGGCCGCCGGAGAGCTGCGCGGGACGGCGGTGCGCCAGCTGCCCCACACCGAGCCGGTCGAGCCAGGCCTGGGCGGCGCGCCGCGCCTCGGCGCGGGGAACGCCGTGAGCCCGCAGGCCGTACGCGGTGTTCGAGAGCGCCGACAGATGCGGGAACAGCGCGCCGTCCTGAGGCACCCAGGCCACCTGCCGCCGGTGCGGGGGCAGATCGGTGACGTCCGTGTCGCCGAGCCGCAGCGTGGCGTGGGCGCGGGGGGTGAGCCCGAGGAGGGCCCGGAGCAGGGTCGTCTTTCCGGCGCCGTTGGGGCCGACGACGGCGATCGTGGTGCCGGGTTCGGCGTCCAGGGCCAGTTCGGTGAAGCCGCCGACCTCGGCCCGCAGCGCCCAGCGCCCGCCGTCCGGCTGAGGACCGGATGCGGCGCCGGACTCGGCGGCGGGCTCGGACACGGGGGCGGGACCGGACGCGGGGGCGGGACCGGGTTCAACAGCGGGTCCGGGCTCCGGGGCGGGTACGGCCCGCCGGGGCGACGCCGGCGTGCCCGTCCAGCGGCCGCGCAGGGCGACGAGTACGGCCATGGCGATGACGAGCAGCAGCAGCGAGACGGAGGTCGCCGCCTCGGGCTCCTCCTGGAGCAGCAGGTACACCTGGAGGGGCAGGGTCTGGGTGGTGCCGGGGAGGTTTCCGGCGAAGGTGATGGTGGCGCCGAACTCGCCCAGCGCCCGTGCCCAGGTCAGCGCGGCGCCCGCGAGGAGCCCCGGGGCGACCATCGGCAGGGTGACGGTGAAGAACACCCGCACCGGTGAGGCGCCGAGGGACGCCGCCGTCTCCTCGTAACGGGGGCGCAGTCCGCCGAGCGCGCCCTCCAGGCTGATGACGAGGAACGGCATCGCCACGAACGTCGCGGCGAGAACCGCGCCCGAGGTGTGGAAGGGGAGCGTGACGCCGAACGTGGACTCCAGCCAGGGCCCCAGGAGCCCGCGCCGCCCGAACGCGAGCAGCAGCGCCACACCGCCGACAGTCGGCGGCAGCACCATGGGCAGCAGGACGAGGGAACGGACGATCGCCTTGCCGCGGAACGGCACCCGCGCGAGCAGCCAGGCCAGCGGGACCCCGAGCAGCAGCGACAGACCGAGCGCCCAGAAGGAGACGAGCAGCGAAAGCTTCAGGGCCTGCACGGTGCCGGGGGCCGTCAGGTGCGCGCCGAAGGCGCCCCACTCGGTACGGGCCAGGACACCGACGAGGGGCATGACCAGGAACGCCACGGCGAGCAGCGCGGGGACGATGAGGACGACAGGCGGGCGCGGGCCGTGACCGGAGGAGCGGACGCGGAGGCGTTTCATCGGTGTTCCCTGGCAGCAGATGGAGGTGGGGGCTGTCCGTCCCCCCGGACGCGGACAGCCCCCACGGAGGGTTCCGGGGCTCCGGCCGGTGCGGGAGACCGGGCGCGGCGTCCTGGAAGGCCGTGGATCAGGTGCGGTCGATGTGGACGCTGGTCGACTTCACCCGGGCCGTCGCCTGCATGCCGACCTCAAGTCCCAGCTCCTCGACCGCCTCGCGGGTGAGGAGGGACACGAGCCGGTGCGGGCCCGCCTGGATCTCGACCTGTGCGGCGATGTCGCCGAGTTTGACGGCGGTCACGATCCCGGGGAACGCGTTCCGCGCGGACGTGTAGGAATCGTCCTCGTCGCCCGTGCCGCTCTGGGCGATCTCGATCGAGAAGGCGGCGAGGTCGCGGCCGTCGATGAGCCGTCGGCCGCCCTCGTCGCGCTGGGTCGCGACCCGGCCCGCGTCGGCCCAGCGTCGTGCGGTGTCGGGGCTGACGCCCAGGAGACGTGCCGCCTGCCCGATGGTGTAGGACTGCATATGCGCCACGGTAGGTCGTGCGGCTTCCTGTCTACAACGAACCGAGGCGTATCTCGGCGCATTCGCCAGCCTTGTTGGAGGAAACGACAAGATGCCGGCGGGGCGCGCTCACGCGCTGCCGGACCGGCGCCCGATCGCCTCGACCAGGGGCAGCAGCCGGTGCGGCACCCGCTCGCGCAGCGCGATCTCGGTCCGGGTGCGGACCACTCCCGGCAGCTGGATCAGCCGCTGGATGACATCCTCCAGGTGCCCGGCGTCCCGGGCGACCACCCGGGTCAGCAGATCCCCGCCGCCGGTGATCGAGAAGGCCTCCACGATCTCCGGGACGCCCGCGAGGGCGTCACCGACCTCGTCGAGATGGCCCTGCGTCACCTCGACGTGGACGAAGGCGAGTACGGGGTGCCCCAGGGCTGCGGGGGAGAGGACGGGGCCGGTCGCCGTGATCACGCCGTCCCGCTCCAGACGGTCGATCCGCGCCTGCACGGTGCCCCGCGCCACGCCGAGGATCCGCGCGTACTCGCGCACGCTCGTACGCGGCTGCTCGATGAGGAGCCGCAGGATGCGGGTGTCGAGTTCGTCCACCGCCATGGCCGGTCGGCCTCCTTCACTCCCACGGTCCGGACACCGGGATCCCGACTCTACCCAGGCCGTGGCCTGCGGCAACGCGCCGAAGGGCCCACCCCGCCCGCACGACGTCCCGCCCCCGGCGAGTCGGCGGTCAGAGCCAGCCGTTGCGGCGGAAACCCCGGTGGATCACGAAGCAGGCCGTGGCGATGACACCGAGGACCAGCGGGTAGCCGTAGGTCCAGCGCAGCTCGGGCATGTGATCGAAGTTCATGCCGTAGACGCCGCAGACCATGGTGGGGACGGCGACGATCGCCGCCCAGGCGGTGATCTTGCGCATGTCCTCGTTCTGGGCGACCGTCACCTGCGCGAGGTGGGCCTGGAGGATCGAGTCGAGGAGCGCGTCGAACGACGTGACCTGCTCCGCGACCCGGGCGAGATGGTCGGTCACGTCGCGGAAGTACGCCCTGATGTCCGGGTCGATCAGCGGCATCGGGTGGGTGGCGAGGTGCTGGAGCGGCCGGGCCAGCGGCGTCACGGCCCGCTTGAGTTCGAGAAGCTCGCGCTTGAGCTGGTAGATCCGCCCCGCGTCCCGCCGGTCCGCCTGCTCGGAGAAGACCGCGCTCTCGATCGCGTCGAGGTCGTCCTGCACGGCGTCCGCGACGGCGAGGTAGTCGTCCACCACGTGGTCCGCCATCGCGTGCAGCACGGCGGAGGGCCCCTTGGCCAACTGCTCGGGCAGGTCCTCCAGGGCCTCGCGCAGCGGGCCGAGGGAGCCGTGCCCGCCGTGCCGGATGGTGATGACGAAGTCGGGCCCGACGAAGGCCATCAGCTCGCCCGAGTCCACGACCTCGCTGGTGGCGGTGAGTTCCTCGTGCTCGACGTAGCGGACGGTCTTGAAGACGGCGAAGAGCACGCCGTCGTACTCCTCGACCTTGGGCCGCTGGTGGGCGTTGACCGCGTCCTCCACCGCCAGCGGGTGCAGCCCGAAGAGCTCGGCGAGCCCCGTGAACTCCTTCTCGTCCGGCTCGTGCAGACCGATCCAGACGAACCCGTCGCCGGCCTTGCGGACCTGCCGCAGGGCCTCCTCGGCCGACCCGCGCCCGCTGCGCCGTACGCCGTCGATGTAGACCACGCAGTTGACGACCGCGCTGCCGAGCGGCGAGCGGGCCGGGTGGCTGAGGTCGACGGCACGCCGGTACGTCAGGCGGACGGCTCTGCGCAGGCGCTGGATCATGGACACGACGTGCTCCTTCGGCGGATCGACGCGCCAGTCTGCCACCGGCGGCGACGCCTCCGCGAGTGCCCACCGATCGAGGGAACCCTCTAGGGGGCCACGAGGTCCGTGGGGTCGGTGTTGGCACCGCAGAGGATCACGCAGACCGTCTCGTCGGGCGCCGGGCGGTACCCGGCGTCGAGGGCGTCCGCATCGGGGTGGGCCACGGCGGCGAGGGCGGTGGCGGCGGCGTGCTCGACGGCGAGCCTGCGGTCGTCCCACAGGGCCTGCCGGGCGCGGATGATCGCGGCGTCGGGGACGAGGACGGAGCGGACGCCGTCCCGCTGGGCCGCCCGCACGGCGGTGGCGGAGGCGCGCCGGGCGCCGAGGGAGTCGGCGGCGACGGAGTCGACGGTGACGTCGACCGGGCGCCCGGCCTGGACGGCGGCGTCGAGGGCGCGGCAGTTCTCGGGTTCGACGGCGACGGTACGGATGCCGTGGTGCCCGGCCGCGGTGGCGACCCCGGCGAAGAGACCGCCGCCGCCGACCGCGACGACGACGGTGTCGAGACCGGGGACCTGCCGGCGGATCTCGTCGAGCAGGGTGCCCGCGCCGGCGGCGATCAGCGGATGGTCGTACGCGTGCGAGGCGAGCGCCCCGGTCGTCCGGGCGAACTCCTCGCAGGCGGCGAGGGCCTCGGCGTACTCCGTACCGACCAGGCGGACGTCCGCGCCGTACTGGCGGAGGCGGGCCACCTTCACCCGGGGCGCGGTGGTCGGCAGGAAGACGGTGGCGGGGACGCCCTGCCGGGCGGCGGCCCAGGCGCAGGCCAGACCGGCGTTCCCGCCGGAGGCGATCGTGACACCGGCGTCGGGGAGGGTGCCGGCCTCGCGGTGGGCGAGCAGGAAGTTCTGCGCGCCGCGCGCCTTGAACGAGCCGGTGTGCTGCATCAGCTCCAGCGCGAGATGCACCCCACCGCGCTCCGTCGGCCCGGCGAGGGCGACGGGCCTGACATGGCCGACGACACGGTCGGCGGCGGTCGTGATGTCGTCGTAGACGAGGGTGTGCACCTGGGGCTCCCGGGGGTGATCGGCCGGGGCGCTCGGCGACCCCGCTGCACGTCCCCCGAACCTACCGCGACGCCCCACCGCCCGGCGCACGCCGGGCTCCGGCCAAGGCGGCGGGGCCGGGTCCCGCCGGCCGGGCGGGGCCGGGGTTGTCCCTACGCCCGGACGCGGTCCGCTGTCACACCCGTGCCACTGGCTTCCAGCCCGTACCGTCACTCCTGTCGCCCCTCGTCACTCGTCACGGTGGATCCGGTCCGTACGGCGAGCGGGTCCCGGCCCGGCTCGGGCAGCGTGAGCCCCATGAACACCCGCCGAGCGATGGTCGCTCTCCTCGCCGCGCTCCTCACCAGCGGATGCGTGGCCGTCCCCGAGGCCCCGGCCCCGAGCGCACCTGCCCGGCCCGCCGAGCTCGCCCCCGCCGCCGAACGCCCGCCCGCCGCCCTCCCGGCATGGCCGGAACCCACCCAGGCCCCGCCCCGGGAGAACCTCGCCGTCACCGAGCCGCGCCCCGGCCGCCCGCCCGCGAAGGCCGCCCCCGCGGAGCGTGCGCCGACCACGGACCGCACGGCCCCGGCGCCTCCGGCAAGCCCCGTTCGCCGTGCGGCACCGAGGAAGACGCCGGGCGCGACGACGGAGCGGCGCACGCCGAAGCCGGTCGAGAAGCCCGCACGAAGGACCGGCCCCGGCCCGAAGCCCCGTCCCTCCGCGGAACAGCCTGCCGCGCGTCCACGTCCACGGCAGCCGGTGACCGGTCAGGCCCCCGAGATGCGCCGGCTCTGCCGGCAGGCCCAGGAGATCGGCGCCCCGATGGGCGCCGCGGACCTGTGCCGCGGCATGTACGGACGCTGACCGTGACCTCGCAAGGCGCCGTCCGACAGCGGCGTGGCCCCGCCGGCGAACCAGCTGTTGCTCCTCGCCGCCCGCGACGGCGACCTCGCGGTCGTCGCGCTGACGGGGCGACCGTCCACGGGTGCACGCATGAGGCCCGGATCCACAGGATCCGGGCCTCATGTCACTTCAGTAGCGGGGACAGGATTTGAACCTGCGACCTCTGGGTTATGAGCCCAGCGAGCTACCGAGCTGCTCCACCCCGCGTCGGTAGGTACAACACTACGCCACTCACGGCGCCCTCATGACCACGCCGCTTCAGCGCCGACAGGTCGCCTAGACGTACGAGTCGATGCCGATCGAGTAACCGGCTCCGGTGGTGAGGTCGGGGCGGCTTCCGTGACCGTCCTCCGCAAGGTGCTCGGCAGTGAGGAATTCGACCCGCAGGACCATGTCCTCTCTGACGAAGCTCAGGTCGTCGACGGGCCAGGCCTCGGGGTCCTGCTTCCATCCGTCCCGTACCGCCGCCTCCCGGTAGTGTGCGGCCACTTCGGCCTGCGTACCGGGGAAGGCGTACGTCCGGTTGGCGTACACCACGACATCGCCGCTGTCCGCCCAGCAGCCGGCGTCGACCTCCTCGAAACCCCGGGCGACGGTGGCCCCTGCGGGCCGGGAGTCGAGGACGCCGAGCGCCGCCAGCTCCTTCACCCTGGCGTCGGTCCCCTCGCAGTCCCTGGCGAGCTCCATCAACGTGCAGCCGGTGAGCGTTCCGGCGGCGAGCACGGTCGACAGGAGCAGGGATATCGGGCGGGTGATGCCTGTCCGCAAAGGCAAGAGAGCTCCAACGTGAAGGCCGGGGTGGAGGGAGGAGAGGTCCGCCGCACAAGATAGTCGCCGTGCGCGCCGCCACCGCCGGGTGCTCCTCGATCGCATGCGGAGCCGGACTCGGCCGCCACACGGCCCCGGCCCGGGTGACAGGCGGTGGCAGGATGGCGCGGTGTCCGATTCTCTCCATGCGCTGTGGCTGCG
The sequence above is a segment of the Streptomyces sp. NBC_01255 genome. Coding sequences within it:
- a CDS encoding serine/threonine-protein kinase; translation: MGTVWRARDLALHRDVALKEVRPPDPALAEYDVEGARTLRARVLREARALARIDHPGVVTIHHIVDAGEGTYPWLVMELVTGGSLQDRLDRGPMTPAEAAVLGHRLLAALTAAHERDIEHRDVKPANVLLRPDGRPVLTDFGIAAIRESTVLTASGSIIGSPDYMAPERIRGRSSGPAADLWSLGMLLYVAVEGHHPLRRENTLATLAAVLSDDVPPPLRAGGLTDVLTRLLVRDPAARPDTAELDRALAAAATGPEPADAKPAGRDTAGVEAVEEQTGGDGVAGEATVTSFRLAPPSSPSSASSAPSAHPETAPSGPGPGPGPEHGAESGPAAEGTAEPASAALTAGGRRRGRAARFFVSALVVVLAVGIPVGAMAWDWRPGEAGGGPSSAPPSQQSPAAQRPGSSTAPVKTSAPKERDLLTPAGIRAAVAAVHAATDSAKVTGFVVYPDYAVAQSLVKGSTKRYDRYIYRGEDVAVRQGPGGTAFPGSVPTDLDAFDWDALPALLKRADKDLGIDRPTSRYLVVTPGSTLLGSGAGLSVYLSDTYGVAYLNADTKGRVTATHPREN
- a CDS encoding SpoIIE family protein phosphatase, yielding METHQSSSRVPQPPRAAVGDAGVLRELLPIALWREDAEGRIVEWSLAAQDLLGHRPEHVLGRLATPLLVPDANRDLAEKLTLRVQSGETMVGTLPVRHRDGHTVAMEMWIVPAADPQGRPGAMLIAVETSEVLRMRENLAAMESLFTQSPIGLALLGPDLRFLRVNDALARMNGVPSAAHVGRRLTEVVPGVNATALESLMRQVLDSGTAVVDARRVGRTPADPGRDHIWSCSYAPLSDRAEEPLGLIASLVDITESQEAHIEVERARHRFALLAEAGARIGTTLDLEQTAGEVVSFLVPQLADSADVQMLESVLEPDDPAGSTRGVLRRLAAGFPDPTAPTALLTAGQTFQLPLDSVYEQVVSGGRPTNLYTSDIPALFTDPRTEALRTYFATRIGSARLVPLVARGRVLGAVTVTRLRTREPFDVQDCVLIDEVVARAALNIDNARLYTTQREAALTLQRSLTNSALPVVTGLELTGRYLPASSHDVGGDWFDVIALPGGRTGLVIGDVMGHGIHAAAVMGQLRTAVRTLARHDIAPARMLSSLDAVVADLGEDEMATCVYAVHDPATGSWVIARAGHPPPALATPDGAITFLEGPPGTPLGTGAHDFGTEEVALPEGGLLVLYTDGLIEARDRDLDQGMSQLARALRDLDRPLDTLCDEVLARLLGGPAQDDVAVLMARTRTTR
- a CDS encoding ABC transporter permease, producing the protein MKRLRVRSSGHGPRPPVVLIVPALLAVAFLVMPLVGVLARTEWGAFGAHLTAPGTVQALKLSLLVSFWALGLSLLLGVPLAWLLARVPFRGKAIVRSLVLLPMVLPPTVGGVALLLAFGRRGLLGPWLESTFGVTLPFHTSGAVLAATFVAMPFLVISLEGALGGLRPRYEETAASLGASPVRVFFTVTLPMVAPGLLAGAALTWARALGEFGATITFAGNLPGTTQTLPLQVYLLLQEEPEAATSVSLLLLVIAMAVLVALRGRWTGTPASPRRAVPAPEPGPAVEPGPAPASGPAPVSEPAAESGAASGPQPDGGRWALRAEVGGFTELALDAEPGTTIAVVGPNGAGKTTLLRALLGLTPRAHATLRLGDTDVTDLPPHRRQVAWVPQDGALFPHLSALSNTAYGLRAHGVPRAEARRAAQAWLDRLGVGQLAHRRPAQLSGGQAQRVALARALAARPRLLLLDEPLAALDQTTRAHVRHTLRSHLAGFGGVCLIVTHDPVEAVSLADRVLVLEEGRTLQDASPGEVSRHPRSPWVARMLGSNAWPGAATAEGLTLDGGGALVAAEPPPPGTRALAIIAPEAVAVHREKPGGSPRNVWPGTVREITASGSRLRVLVTSDLAPDLVAEITPQAAAELGLADGVPVWTGVKATEVTVVTL
- a CDS encoding TOBE domain-containing protein, translating into MQSYTIGQAARLLGVSPDTARRWADAGRVATQRDEGGRRLIDGRDLAAFSIEIAQSGTGDEDDSYTSARNAFPGIVTAVKLGDIAAQVEIQAGPHRLVSLLTREAVEELGLEVGMQATARVKSTSVHIDRT
- a CDS encoding Lrp/AsnC family transcriptional regulator, with product MAVDELDTRILRLLIEQPRTSVREYARILGVARGTVQARIDRLERDGVITATGPVLSPAALGHPVLAFVHVEVTQGHLDEVGDALAGVPEIVEAFSITGGGDLLTRVVARDAGHLEDVIQRLIQLPGVVRTRTEIALRERVPHRLLPLVEAIGRRSGSA
- a CDS encoding magnesium and cobalt transport protein CorA; the protein is MIQRLRRAVRLTYRRAVDLSHPARSPLGSAVVNCVVYIDGVRRSGRGSAEEALRQVRKAGDGFVWIGLHEPDEKEFTGLAELFGLHPLAVEDAVNAHQRPKVEEYDGVLFAVFKTVRYVEHEELTATSEVVDSGELMAFVGPDFVITIRHGGHGSLGPLREALEDLPEQLAKGPSAVLHAMADHVVDDYLAVADAVQDDLDAIESAVFSEQADRRDAGRIYQLKRELLELKRAVTPLARPLQHLATHPMPLIDPDIRAYFRDVTDHLARVAEQVTSFDALLDSILQAHLAQVTVAQNEDMRKITAWAAIVAVPTMVCGVYGMNFDHMPELRWTYGYPLVLGVIATACFVIHRGFRRNGWL
- a CDS encoding serine/threonine dehydratase, coding for MHTLVYDDITTAADRVVGHVRPVALAGPTERGGVHLALELMQHTGSFKARGAQNFLLAHREAGTLPDAGVTIASGGNAGLACAWAAARQGVPATVFLPTTAPRVKVARLRQYGADVRLVGTEYAEALAACEEFARTTGALASHAYDHPLIAAGAGTLLDEIRRQVPGLDTVVVAVGGGGLFAGVATAAGHHGIRTVAVEPENCRALDAAVQAGRPVDVTVDSVAADSLGARRASATAVRAAQRDGVRSVLVPDAAIIRARQALWDDRRLAVEHAAATALAAVAHPDADALDAGYRPAPDETVCVILCGANTDPTDLVAP